The following are encoded in a window of Pseudoalteromonas sp. MM1 genomic DNA:
- a CDS encoding NAD(P)/FAD-dependent oxidoreductase, with the protein MIRLTEIKLPLDHNEDAIGQAIVDKLKIQPAQLHSYNVFKRGYDARKKTAIMLIYTLDIEVDNEETLLNAFAKDQHVKPAPDTSYKFVAHAPANLTERPVVIGFGPCGLFAGLVLAQMGFNPVILERGKEVRERTKDTFGFWRKRTLNTESNVQFGEGGAGTFSDGKLYSQVKDPKHYGRKVITEFVEAGAPSEILYVSKPHIGTFKLVTMIEKMRARIIELGGEIRFSTRVDDIHIDDGQVTGLTLSNGETLNTRHVVLAVGHSARDTFKMIHDKGIYVEAKPFSVGFRIEHKQSMIDECRFGPNAGNPILGSADYKLVHHCDNGRTVYSFCMCPGGTVVAATSEEGRVVTNGMSQYSRSERNANSAIVVGITPEKDFPGHPLAGIDLQRKLEEQAYVLGGSNYDAPAQLIGDFLKGKASGDLGDVQPSFTPGIKLTDLANVLPQFAIDAIREAIPAFNKQIRGFSTNDGLLTGVETRTSSPISIKRDRSFQSINTKGLYPAGEGAGYAGGILSAGIDGIKAAEAVALSMIENA; encoded by the coding sequence ATGATACGTTTAACCGAAATAAAGCTGCCGCTTGATCATAACGAAGACGCTATAGGCCAAGCCATAGTTGATAAACTAAAAATACAGCCAGCGCAGCTACATAGCTACAATGTGTTTAAACGTGGGTACGATGCACGTAAAAAAACGGCTATTATGCTTATTTATACCCTTGATATTGAAGTAGATAACGAAGAGACGCTGTTAAACGCATTTGCAAAAGATCAGCACGTAAAACCAGCACCTGATACTTCATACAAATTTGTTGCCCACGCCCCCGCTAACCTTACTGAGCGCCCTGTAGTAATTGGCTTTGGCCCGTGTGGATTATTTGCGGGCTTAGTGCTGGCTCAAATGGGTTTTAATCCTGTTATTTTAGAGCGCGGTAAAGAGGTACGTGAACGCACCAAAGACACCTTTGGCTTTTGGCGAAAACGTACCCTTAATACAGAGTCTAATGTGCAGTTTGGCGAGGGAGGCGCTGGTACATTTTCAGACGGTAAACTATACAGCCAAGTAAAAGATCCAAAACATTACGGGCGTAAAGTTATCACCGAATTTGTAGAAGCTGGCGCACCCAGTGAAATTTTATACGTAAGTAAACCACACATTGGTACATTTAAACTTGTTACCATGATTGAAAAAATGCGCGCGCGTATTATTGAACTTGGTGGCGAAATCCGCTTCAGTACCCGCGTAGACGATATTCATATAGATGATGGGCAAGTAACTGGTTTGACGCTTTCAAACGGTGAAACGCTAAATACCCGCCATGTAGTACTTGCTGTGGGACATAGCGCCCGTGATACCTTTAAAATGATTCACGATAAAGGCATTTATGTAGAGGCTAAACCGTTTTCTGTTGGCTTTAGAATCGAGCACAAGCAATCGATGATTGATGAGTGTCGTTTTGGGCCTAACGCGGGTAACCCCATTTTAGGCTCTGCTGATTATAAGCTTGTTCACCATTGTGATAACGGCCGCACAGTGTACAGCTTTTGTATGTGCCCAGGAGGTACTGTTGTAGCCGCCACCTCTGAGGAAGGCCGCGTAGTAACAAACGGTATGAGCCAGTACTCTCGTAGTGAGCGCAATGCAAATAGTGCCATTGTAGTAGGTATTACACCTGAAAAAGACTTCCCTGGTCACCCGCTTGCCGGCATTGACTTGCAACGTAAACTAGAAGAGCAAGCCTATGTATTAGGCGGTAGCAACTACGATGCACCAGCACAGTTAATTGGCGACTTTTTAAAAGGAAAAGCATCGGGAGATTTAGGTGATGTACAACCGTCGTTTACACCAGGAATAAAACTCACCGATTTAGCAAATGTGCTTCCGCAGTTTGCTATCGATGCAATACGCGAAGCCATTCCAGCCTTTAATAAGCAAATTCGTGGTTTTTCTACAAACGACGGTTTATTAACAGGAGTAGAAACTCGAACATCTTCACCTATTAGTATCAAGCGCGATAGAAGCTTCCAAAGCATAAATACTAAAGGTTTATACCCAGCGGGTGAAGGCGCAGGCTACGCAGGCGGTATTTTATCTGCCGGTATTGATGGTATTAAAGCGGCTGAAGCCGTTGCACTTTCGATGATTGAAAACGCTTAA